The Colletes latitarsis isolate SP2378_abdomen chromosome 14, iyColLati1, whole genome shotgun sequence genome has a segment encoding these proteins:
- the Art1 gene encoding arginine methyltransferase 1 isoform X1, protein MASSNEVPVEINQSSMCTAENSTSKMESMEVTETTPTSNKDATPSSCKESVSVDDMTSRDYYFDSYAHYGIHEEMLKDEVRTVTYRNSMYHNKHLFKGKTVLDIGCGTGILSMFAAKAGAAKVIGIECSNIVEYAEKIVEANQLSNVITILKGKVEEVSLPDGVEKVDIIISEWMGYCLFYESMLDTVLFARDKWLREDGMLFPDKATLFICGIEDRQYKDEKINWWDDVYGFDMSSIRKVAISEPLVDVVDPKQVVTNACLIKEVDLYTVTKADLEFSSPFTLQVRRNDYVQALVTFFNIEFTKCHKRIGFSTAPEVQYTHWKQTVFYFDEYMTVKKGEEIYGVFSMKPNARNYRDLDFSIELDFKGDLCQVHETNTYRMR, encoded by the exons ATGGCGTCGAGTAATGAAGTGCCGGTAGAAATCAACCAAAGTAGTATGTGTACAGCGGAAAATTCG ACATCAAAAATGGAGTCCATGGAAGTAACAGAGACTACACCTACATCGAATAAAGATGCAACCCCATCATCTTGTAAGGAATCTGTTTCTGTGGATGATATGACATCACGAGATTATTATTTTGATTCGTACGCCCATTATGGAATTCATGAAGAGATGCTAAAGGATGAAGTGCGCACTGTAACGTATCGTAATTCCATGTACCACAATAAACACCTTTTTAAGGGAAAAACTGTCCTTGACATTGGTTGTGGAACTGGTATACTTTCAATGTTTGCTGCTAAAGCAGGAGCAGCTAAAGTTATTGGTATTGAATGTTCTAACATTGTTGAATATGCTGAAAAGATTGTAGAAGCAAATCAGTTGTCGAATGTCATAACAATACTTAAAGGAAAGGTTGAAGAGGTTTCATTACCTGATGGTGTAGAAAAAGTTGACATAATTATTTCTGAATGGATGGGGTATTGTTTGTTTTACGAATCAATGTTGGACACAGTGCTCTTTGCTAGAGATAAATGGCTTCGTGAAGATGGAATGCTATTCCCTGATAAAGCAACTCTATTTATTTGTGGCATCGAAGACAGACAATATAAGGATGAGAAGATAAACTGGTGGGATGATGTGTATGGATTTGATATGAGTAGTATAAGAAAAGTAGCAATTAGCGAACCTCTAGTGGACGTTGTGGATCCAAAACAAGTCGTTACAAATGCATGTCTAATCAAGGAAGTTGATTTATATACAGTAACCAAGGCTGACTTGGAATTTTCCTCACCATTTACTCTACAAGTTCGCAGGAACGACTATGTTCAAGCACTAGTTACATTCTTCAACATCGAATTTACCAAGTGCCATAAACGCATTGGTTTTAGTACAGCACCAGAAGTACAGTATACTCATTGGAAACAAACTGTGTTCTACTTTGATGAATACATGACTGTCAAAAAAGGAGAAGAAATATATGGTGTCTTTTCAATGAAACCTAATGCAAGGAACTACAGAGATTTGGATTTCAGTATTGAACTGGATTTTAAAGGGGATTTGTGCCAAGTACACGAAACTAATACTTATCGTATGCGCTGA
- the Art1 gene encoding arginine methyltransferase 1 isoform X2, whose product MNNITSKMESMEVTETTPTSNKDATPSSCKESVSVDDMTSRDYYFDSYAHYGIHEEMLKDEVRTVTYRNSMYHNKHLFKGKTVLDIGCGTGILSMFAAKAGAAKVIGIECSNIVEYAEKIVEANQLSNVITILKGKVEEVSLPDGVEKVDIIISEWMGYCLFYESMLDTVLFARDKWLREDGMLFPDKATLFICGIEDRQYKDEKINWWDDVYGFDMSSIRKVAISEPLVDVVDPKQVVTNACLIKEVDLYTVTKADLEFSSPFTLQVRRNDYVQALVTFFNIEFTKCHKRIGFSTAPEVQYTHWKQTVFYFDEYMTVKKGEEIYGVFSMKPNARNYRDLDFSIELDFKGDLCQVHETNTYRMR is encoded by the exons ATGAATAACATT ACATCAAAAATGGAGTCCATGGAAGTAACAGAGACTACACCTACATCGAATAAAGATGCAACCCCATCATCTTGTAAGGAATCTGTTTCTGTGGATGATATGACATCACGAGATTATTATTTTGATTCGTACGCCCATTATGGAATTCATGAAGAGATGCTAAAGGATGAAGTGCGCACTGTAACGTATCGTAATTCCATGTACCACAATAAACACCTTTTTAAGGGAAAAACTGTCCTTGACATTGGTTGTGGAACTGGTATACTTTCAATGTTTGCTGCTAAAGCAGGAGCAGCTAAAGTTATTGGTATTGAATGTTCTAACATTGTTGAATATGCTGAAAAGATTGTAGAAGCAAATCAGTTGTCGAATGTCATAACAATACTTAAAGGAAAGGTTGAAGAGGTTTCATTACCTGATGGTGTAGAAAAAGTTGACATAATTATTTCTGAATGGATGGGGTATTGTTTGTTTTACGAATCAATGTTGGACACAGTGCTCTTTGCTAGAGATAAATGGCTTCGTGAAGATGGAATGCTATTCCCTGATAAAGCAACTCTATTTATTTGTGGCATCGAAGACAGACAATATAAGGATGAGAAGATAAACTGGTGGGATGATGTGTATGGATTTGATATGAGTAGTATAAGAAAAGTAGCAATTAGCGAACCTCTAGTGGACGTTGTGGATCCAAAACAAGTCGTTACAAATGCATGTCTAATCAAGGAAGTTGATTTATATACAGTAACCAAGGCTGACTTGGAATTTTCCTCACCATTTACTCTACAAGTTCGCAGGAACGACTATGTTCAAGCACTAGTTACATTCTTCAACATCGAATTTACCAAGTGCCATAAACGCATTGGTTTTAGTACAGCACCAGAAGTACAGTATACTCATTGGAAACAAACTGTGTTCTACTTTGATGAATACATGACTGTCAAAAAAGGAGAAGAAATATATGGTGTCTTTTCAATGAAACCTAATGCAAGGAACTACAGAGATTTGGATTTCAGTATTGAACTGGATTTTAAAGGGGATTTGTGCCAAGTACACGAAACTAATACTTATCGTATGCGCTGA
- the Art1 gene encoding arginine methyltransferase 1 isoform X3, which produces MESMEVTETTPTSNKDATPSSCKESVSVDDMTSRDYYFDSYAHYGIHEEMLKDEVRTVTYRNSMYHNKHLFKGKTVLDIGCGTGILSMFAAKAGAAKVIGIECSNIVEYAEKIVEANQLSNVITILKGKVEEVSLPDGVEKVDIIISEWMGYCLFYESMLDTVLFARDKWLREDGMLFPDKATLFICGIEDRQYKDEKINWWDDVYGFDMSSIRKVAISEPLVDVVDPKQVVTNACLIKEVDLYTVTKADLEFSSPFTLQVRRNDYVQALVTFFNIEFTKCHKRIGFSTAPEVQYTHWKQTVFYFDEYMTVKKGEEIYGVFSMKPNARNYRDLDFSIELDFKGDLCQVHETNTYRMR; this is translated from the coding sequence ATGGAGTCCATGGAAGTAACAGAGACTACACCTACATCGAATAAAGATGCAACCCCATCATCTTGTAAGGAATCTGTTTCTGTGGATGATATGACATCACGAGATTATTATTTTGATTCGTACGCCCATTATGGAATTCATGAAGAGATGCTAAAGGATGAAGTGCGCACTGTAACGTATCGTAATTCCATGTACCACAATAAACACCTTTTTAAGGGAAAAACTGTCCTTGACATTGGTTGTGGAACTGGTATACTTTCAATGTTTGCTGCTAAAGCAGGAGCAGCTAAAGTTATTGGTATTGAATGTTCTAACATTGTTGAATATGCTGAAAAGATTGTAGAAGCAAATCAGTTGTCGAATGTCATAACAATACTTAAAGGAAAGGTTGAAGAGGTTTCATTACCTGATGGTGTAGAAAAAGTTGACATAATTATTTCTGAATGGATGGGGTATTGTTTGTTTTACGAATCAATGTTGGACACAGTGCTCTTTGCTAGAGATAAATGGCTTCGTGAAGATGGAATGCTATTCCCTGATAAAGCAACTCTATTTATTTGTGGCATCGAAGACAGACAATATAAGGATGAGAAGATAAACTGGTGGGATGATGTGTATGGATTTGATATGAGTAGTATAAGAAAAGTAGCAATTAGCGAACCTCTAGTGGACGTTGTGGATCCAAAACAAGTCGTTACAAATGCATGTCTAATCAAGGAAGTTGATTTATATACAGTAACCAAGGCTGACTTGGAATTTTCCTCACCATTTACTCTACAAGTTCGCAGGAACGACTATGTTCAAGCACTAGTTACATTCTTCAACATCGAATTTACCAAGTGCCATAAACGCATTGGTTTTAGTACAGCACCAGAAGTACAGTATACTCATTGGAAACAAACTGTGTTCTACTTTGATGAATACATGACTGTCAAAAAAGGAGAAGAAATATATGGTGTCTTTTCAATGAAACCTAATGCAAGGAACTACAGAGATTTGGATTTCAGTATTGAACTGGATTTTAAAGGGGATTTGTGCCAAGTACACGAAACTAATACTTATCGTATGCGCTGA
- the Sec10 gene encoding exocyst complex component Sec10 isoform X2 — protein sequence MMQQYMKELEQDPFDPEEFVERLAWRTVNDTTKDGGKTFFDPMIVHETFLQAIKDLQILQERQQKKCDKLEAALKDEEARHTLEILELQERNKHSIDLFHQLDERINLVATKVLHLGDQLESVNTPRARAVEAQKLMRHFSDFLSPGPLTDPIFTDKSSLDEAADVIQKLHLISQELPSEKFEHAKKKIAIKYDEIERNLIEEFVRAHNREDANRMKELASVLAHFKGYSQCIDAFIEQSQMGSFGGKDVFQDVIPMCTKYHKLMQQVFTNPEQVMAKFVLNIYHLRLQKYAVAKLADKTDSDKYLRNLYDLYTRTVKLSTELKIFNMGTDGTYLVKLTRNIFQKYLDTYITIETKALREKSAALLIEYYESKNHQKKQLQSGGFQELRRDLQAVLSARTNINIAQIENYGGETFLSEELAIALLQRSKLAFQRCQLLSKPDEIPINALQILEILLQYLISEHVDYALELGLQSVPIPESRTQPEIHFFNVVRQCNAIVRLLDEQFNDSLIPLITSTPKHGDCMLKKKIVLDQIELKLETGLDRSINAIVGWVKVYLQNEQRKTDFKPESDVDTLSTPACLTVVQYVTGMIRRIRNTLDGKNLNNVLTELGIRFHKTIYDHLQQFQFNSAGAMCAICDMNEYRKCVKELEVDIVTSLFDTLHALCNLLLVKPENLKQVCTGDQLATLDRNVLLNFIQLRTDYKTQKLANCLKVL from the exons ATGATGCAACAATACATGAAGGAATTAGAACAG GATCCATTTGATCCTGAAGAATTTGTTGAAAGACTTGCTTGGCGAACAGTAAATGATACTACGAAAGACGGTGGAAAAACATTTTTTGACCCCATGATAGTGCACGAGACGTTTCTGCAAGCAATAAAAGATTTACAGATTTTACAAGAACGTCAACAGAAAAAATGTGACAAGCTTGAAGCGGCATTAAAGGACGAGGAAGCAAGACACACGCTCGAAATTCTCGAGTTACAAGAAAGAAATAAGCATTCGATCGATTTGTTTCATCAATTAGATGAAAGAATAAATCTTGTTGCTACTAAAGTTTTACATTTAGGAGATCAGCTGGAAAGTGTTAATACACCAAGAGCTAGAGCCGTAGAGGCTCAAAAATTGATGAGACATTTCTCAGATTTTTTAAGTCCTGGACCTTTGACAGATCCTATCTTTACAGATAAGTCATCG CTAGATGAAGCAGCTGATGTGATACAGAAGCTCCATCTTATTTCACAAGAATTGCCCTCTGAGAAATTTGAACATGCCAAGAAAAAGATTGCTATTAAATATGATGAAATTGAAAGAAATCTTATAGAAGAATTTGTTAGAGCGCATAACAGAGAAGATGCTAATCGTATGAAAGAATTGGCATCAGTTTTAGCACACTTCAAAGGATATTCTCAATGCATTGATGCATTTATAGAACAAAGTCAGATGGGTTCATTTGGAGGGAAAGATGTTTTTCAAGATGTGATACCTATGTGTACAAAGTACCATAAGTTAATGCAACAAGTATTTACAAATCCtgaacaggtgatggcaaagttCGTGCTAAATATCTATCATTTAAGACTTCAAAAGTATGCAGTTGCTAAATTAGCTGATAAAACTGATTCTGATAAGTACCTCAGAAACTTGTATGACTTGTACACAAGGACTGTAAAATTGTCTacggaattaaaaatatttaatatgggTACTGATGGCACATATCTTGTAAAACTCACTAgaaatatatttcaaaaatatttggacACTTACATTAC TATTGAAACAAAAGCATTGCGAGAAAAGTCGGCAGCTCTTCTCATCGAGTATTATGAATCTAAAAATCATCAAAAAAAGCAGTTACAATCTGGTGGCTTTCAAGAATTACGAAGAGACTTACAAGCAGTTCTAAGTGCAAGAACTAACATAAATATTGCTCAGATAGAAAATTATGGTGGAGAGACATTTCTATCAGAAGAACTTGCAATTGCTCTATTACAAAGAAGTAAATTGGCATTTCAAAGATGCCAATTGTTATCAAAGCCTGATGAAATACCGATAAACGCACTCCAAATTCTAGAAATATTATTGCAGTACTTAATAAGTGAACATGTTGATTATGCATTAGAATTAGGTTTGCAAAGTGTACCAATTCCTGAAAGTAGAACCCAACCTGAGATACACTTTTTCAATGTTGTACGTCAATGCAATGCGATTGTACGCCTTTTAGATGAACAATTTAATGACAGTCTTATACCTCTTATCAC atcgaCACCAAAGCACGGAGATTGTatgttgaaaaagaaaattgtattagatcaaattgaattaaaattagAAACAGGATTAGATAGAAGTATAAATGCTATCGTTGGTTGGGTGAAAGTATACCTACAAAACGAGCAACGTAAGACTGATTTTAAACCTGAAAGCGACGTCGATACTTTGAGTACTCCAGCTTGTTTAACAGTTGTTCAGTATGTCACCGGAATGATTCGGCGCATTCGAAATACATTAGAtggaaaaaatttaaataatgttCTGACGGAACTTGGAATTCGTTTTCACAAAACTATTTACGACCACCTACAGCAATTTCAATTCAATTCTGCTGGCGCAATGTGTGCAATATGCGATATGAACGAATATCGTAAATGTGTGAAGGAGCTTGAAGTCGATATTGTTACTTCCTTATTCGATACTTTACATGCTTTATGTAATTTATTACTGGTTAAACCGGAAAACTTAAAACAAGTTTGTACTGGTGATCAATTG GCAACATTGGATCGAAATGTTCTACTGAATTTTATACAATTGAGAACCGATTACAAAACACAAAAACTAGCAAATTGCTTAAAAG TTTTATGA
- the Sec10 gene encoding exocyst complex component Sec10 isoform X1, with the protein MMQQYMKELEQDPFDPEEFVERLAWRTVNDTTKDGGKTFFDPMIVHETFLQAIKDLQILQERQQKKCDKLEAALKDEEARHTLEILELQERNKHSIDLFHQLDERINLVATKVLHLGDQLESVNTPRARAVEAQKLMRHFSDFLSPGPLTDPIFTDKSSLDEAADVIQKLHLISQELPSEKFEHAKKKIAIKYDEIERNLIEEFVRAHNREDANRMKELASVLAHFKGYSQCIDAFIEQSQMGSFGGKDVFQDVIPMCTKYHKLMQQVFTNPEQVMAKFVLNIYHLRLQKYAVAKLADKTDSDKYLRNLYDLYTRTVKLSTELKIFNMGTDGTYLVKLTRNIFQKYLDTYITIETKALREKSAALLIEYYESKNHQKKQLQSGGFQELRRDLQAVLSARTNINIAQIENYGGETFLSEELAIALLQRSKLAFQRCQLLSKPDEIPINALQILEILLQYLISEHVDYALELGLQSVPIPESRTQPEIHFFNVVRQCNAIVRLLDEQFNDSLIPLITSTPKHGDCMLKKKIVLDQIELKLETGLDRSINAIVGWVKVYLQNEQRKTDFKPESDVDTLSTPACLTVVQYVTGMIRRIRNTLDGKNLNNVLTELGIRFHKTIYDHLQQFQFNSAGAMCAICDMNEYRKCVKELEVDIVTSLFDTLHALCNLLLVKPENLKQVCTGDQLATLDRNVLLNFIQLRTDYKTQKLANCLKGLAT; encoded by the exons ATGATGCAACAATACATGAAGGAATTAGAACAG GATCCATTTGATCCTGAAGAATTTGTTGAAAGACTTGCTTGGCGAACAGTAAATGATACTACGAAAGACGGTGGAAAAACATTTTTTGACCCCATGATAGTGCACGAGACGTTTCTGCAAGCAATAAAAGATTTACAGATTTTACAAGAACGTCAACAGAAAAAATGTGACAAGCTTGAAGCGGCATTAAAGGACGAGGAAGCAAGACACACGCTCGAAATTCTCGAGTTACAAGAAAGAAATAAGCATTCGATCGATTTGTTTCATCAATTAGATGAAAGAATAAATCTTGTTGCTACTAAAGTTTTACATTTAGGAGATCAGCTGGAAAGTGTTAATACACCAAGAGCTAGAGCCGTAGAGGCTCAAAAATTGATGAGACATTTCTCAGATTTTTTAAGTCCTGGACCTTTGACAGATCCTATCTTTACAGATAAGTCATCG CTAGATGAAGCAGCTGATGTGATACAGAAGCTCCATCTTATTTCACAAGAATTGCCCTCTGAGAAATTTGAACATGCCAAGAAAAAGATTGCTATTAAATATGATGAAATTGAAAGAAATCTTATAGAAGAATTTGTTAGAGCGCATAACAGAGAAGATGCTAATCGTATGAAAGAATTGGCATCAGTTTTAGCACACTTCAAAGGATATTCTCAATGCATTGATGCATTTATAGAACAAAGTCAGATGGGTTCATTTGGAGGGAAAGATGTTTTTCAAGATGTGATACCTATGTGTACAAAGTACCATAAGTTAATGCAACAAGTATTTACAAATCCtgaacaggtgatggcaaagttCGTGCTAAATATCTATCATTTAAGACTTCAAAAGTATGCAGTTGCTAAATTAGCTGATAAAACTGATTCTGATAAGTACCTCAGAAACTTGTATGACTTGTACACAAGGACTGTAAAATTGTCTacggaattaaaaatatttaatatgggTACTGATGGCACATATCTTGTAAAACTCACTAgaaatatatttcaaaaatatttggacACTTACATTAC TATTGAAACAAAAGCATTGCGAGAAAAGTCGGCAGCTCTTCTCATCGAGTATTATGAATCTAAAAATCATCAAAAAAAGCAGTTACAATCTGGTGGCTTTCAAGAATTACGAAGAGACTTACAAGCAGTTCTAAGTGCAAGAACTAACATAAATATTGCTCAGATAGAAAATTATGGTGGAGAGACATTTCTATCAGAAGAACTTGCAATTGCTCTATTACAAAGAAGTAAATTGGCATTTCAAAGATGCCAATTGTTATCAAAGCCTGATGAAATACCGATAAACGCACTCCAAATTCTAGAAATATTATTGCAGTACTTAATAAGTGAACATGTTGATTATGCATTAGAATTAGGTTTGCAAAGTGTACCAATTCCTGAAAGTAGAACCCAACCTGAGATACACTTTTTCAATGTTGTACGTCAATGCAATGCGATTGTACGCCTTTTAGATGAACAATTTAATGACAGTCTTATACCTCTTATCAC atcgaCACCAAAGCACGGAGATTGTatgttgaaaaagaaaattgtattagatcaaattgaattaaaattagAAACAGGATTAGATAGAAGTATAAATGCTATCGTTGGTTGGGTGAAAGTATACCTACAAAACGAGCAACGTAAGACTGATTTTAAACCTGAAAGCGACGTCGATACTTTGAGTACTCCAGCTTGTTTAACAGTTGTTCAGTATGTCACCGGAATGATTCGGCGCATTCGAAATACATTAGAtggaaaaaatttaaataatgttCTGACGGAACTTGGAATTCGTTTTCACAAAACTATTTACGACCACCTACAGCAATTTCAATTCAATTCTGCTGGCGCAATGTGTGCAATATGCGATATGAACGAATATCGTAAATGTGTGAAGGAGCTTGAAGTCGATATTGTTACTTCCTTATTCGATACTTTACATGCTTTATGTAATTTATTACTGGTTAAACCGGAAAACTTAAAACAAGTTTGTACTGGTGATCAATTG GCAACATTGGATCGAAATGTTCTACTGAATTTTATACAATTGAGAACCGATTACAAAACACAAAAACTAGCAAATTGCTTAAAAGGTTTAGCTACATGA
- the Rab1 gene encoding RAS oncogene family member Rab1 — protein MSTMNPEYDYLFKLLLIGDSGVGKSCLLLRFADDTYTESYISTIGVDFKIRTIDLDGKTIKLQIWDTAGQERFRTITSSYYRGAHGIIVVYDCTDQETFNNVKQWLEEIDRYACDNVNKLLVGNKCDVHTKKVVDYTTAKEYADQLGIPFLETSAKNAMNVEQAFMTMAAEIKLRVGPPSSGNSDPANKVKIEHGRPIESSKSGCC, from the exons ATGTCCACAATGAATCCCGAGTA TGATTACTTGTTTAAATTGCTCTTAATTGGAGATTCGGGAGTTGGAAAATCGTGTCTTCTACTTCGCTTTGCCGATGACACGTACACAGAAAGTTATATCAGTACAATTGGTGTAGATTTCAAAATAAGGACAATTGACCTAGATGgaaaaacaataaaattacAAATCTGGGATACAGCAGGTCAAGAACGATTCAGAACAATTACAAGCTCTTACTACAGAGGTGCACATGGTATTATTGTTGTTTACGACTGCACAGATCAAGAAACTTTCAACAATGTTAAACAGTGGTTGGAAGAAATTGACCGTTATGCCTGTGACAATGTCAATAAGCTGCTGGTTGGCAATAAATGTGATGTTCATACTAAAAAAGTAGTTGATTACACAACGGCAAAG GAATACGCGGATCAGCTTGGAATTCCATTCTTGGAAACATCAGCAAAAAATGCTATGAATGTAGAGCAGGCTTTTATGACAATGGCTGCAGAAATAAAACTTAGAGTGGGCCCTCCATCGAGTGGAAACAGCGATCCAGCAAATAAGGTGAAAATAGAACATGGACGTCCAATCGAATCCTCAAAATCTGGGTGCTGCTGA